The DNA segment GTGCTTGTGGGTCCAATTTGTGTAGCCATTCATCTTTATTGTCTTCATGCTTGTTCATTTCATAGCCCCCTTTTTATTAGTATGTCGGTTTGTGTGGTAGTTTTCAATGTCTACCTAGAGGAAGTTATTAATAACTAGTTGTAGGATAAGTAGAGCTGTTACTGTTCGTAATATTGGTTTCACATACTTTGGGTTTATTTTCTCAGCAATTCTCACACCTAGTTGAGCCCCAGTTATTGATCCAGCCATTAAAGCAAGAGTCAAAGGCCAGATAATGGAGCCAGATGAAATATAACTAATTGCTGCTCCGAAGCAACTTGAAAAAGTGGCAAGTCTCACTAACCCGACTGATTTCACATACGCAATGTTCAAGTAACTAAACAAATATAGCATTAATGTACCTTGTCCGGGTCCAAATAGACCATCATAAATACCAATTCCAAAAAGTCCTGGTCCACTGACGCGTGTCAGTTTTAATGGTTCTACACCTGTGAAACTTCCTTTTCCAATAAATGATGTTACAAAAGCAAACGCTAGAAGACATATAGCCAGTAAATAAAGATTACTTGCGGATAAAGTAGAAGCGATAAAACCTCCTGTGAGACCTCCACCTAAACTAATTGGGATTATCCAAAGAGAATCCTTCAAGGATATTTGTTTTCGTTTATACAACGTGAAGAAACTGAAGAAAGAACTTACTGTGTTAGATACTTTATTTGCTCCAATGGCTGAATGAATTGGCAAACCTAGAAGCAGCATTGTCGGCAAACTAATCAAACCTCCCCCACCTGCCAGTGTCCCAATTGTAGTCGCAGTGACTCCAATAAAATACAGTAAAAGATAATCCATAGTCGTCACCTAGCTTTCTTGTTACTTCCATTATACTCAGAGTCTCCTACCGAGAACATGACGGTGATATAATGAGATACGATAAGAAAAACTTATGACAAGGGGAATGGATGATTATGTTTGCAGGTTCAAAAATTCGTTTAACAGCGATCAGAAAAGAAGACCTACCTAAATTTCGTCAGTGGAATAGTGTTGAATCCTTTGGGCGCTTTTATAATTCTTCTCCAATTCGCGAAGAATCCGAGAAGAATGCCAACCAATTAATTGATGATCATTCAGATCGCAGTTATCGTTTTGCTATTCGCCCGCTTGAGTCTGAAGATTTTTTAGGCGTGTGTGCGATCGAAGAAATTGTTTGGTCACATCGTGCTGCATGGATTTCAATTGCTCTGGGTCCTGATTTTCATGGCAAAGGGTTTGGCAAGGATGCCATGCAATTGTTAGTGAGATATGGGTTCAATGAACTCAATTTACATCGCTTGTCTCTAACTGTATTCAGCTATAATCAAGCGGCTATTAGTCTTTATGAGTCCCTTGGATTTAAACATGAAGGTACGTATCGGGAGTTTATACAACGTGATGGCAAACGCTATGACATGCATTTGTACGGATTGCTAGCTTCAGAATATTTTCCAAATAGGTTGAGGTAAGAAGATTTTTTTAATTATCAGCTAATATTAATCCCATTAATTTTGATTTATTCCTGTTCACACTTGGTTTATTCCTGTTCGCAATCTCTTTATTCCCGATTAACTTGTGTTATTCCCATTCGCCCAATTCACACCATATTAATACCCCAAAAGACACTGAGTGTAAGGGGCTATTTGGTTTGATTTTCGCTACGCTACTGTTTGTGAGGTGAAACATTCGTTATGGAGATCCTTACACAATAAAAGAATCTAACCACCTAATAAAAATAGGATGATTAGATTCTTTATTTTCTTTGCGAAGGCATCCTTTTGTTATTCTTTTGAACGTGTAAAACGTTCATATAAATTTCGTATAGCGGACGTAACGCTCAATAAAAATACAAGGATTAATACGATTTGAATGATAACAATCAACCAATCTGGGAAGTAAAGGACACCTGTCGTTAGCAAGTGGTTAAAGCCCATAAAAATTAACACGAGTCCGACTAATGAAGCTATTAATATACCAAAAATAGCTACTAATTGCAGGAATGATAATTGTTTAATTTGTTTTCGCATGCGGATTAACTGCATCAAGATAACGAAAAAGAACAAGGTGAAGGATATATACGAAGATCCAATATAAATGGAATTTAAAATATAGAAAGCTAAAATGATACTAAGTATTAAACTTTGATATTTATCGAAAAATGTTAACATTATAATTTCGCTCCTTTTTATGTATTACGCCCATAGCTTTTAAAATTTAATTTTTGGAAACTAATTGGTAAAAAATCCGCTTAATGAAATGAGGATTGACATGTTAACATTATATATTACACGACACGGACAAACCGAATGGAACGTCCAATCACGTATGCAAGGATGGGCAGACTCCCCATTGACTGCAACTGGAGTTTCAGCGGCAATACAATTAGGCAAGCGTCTCCAGGATGTCCCGCTCCACGCCGTATATAGTAGCACAAGTGGCCGTGCAATTGATACTGCTCAACTTATTATAGGGGAACGTCATATTCCTCTCATTCAAAAAGAAGATCTACGAGAAATTAATGTTGGTGAGTGGCAAGGAATGCTTTCTAGTGAAATCGAGCGCGATTTCGCGGATCAAGTAAAAACATATTATAAACATCCAAACCACTTTGAATCGACTTCTGGTGAGAATTTCCACAGCTTAAAAGAACGTGTGTTGCGTACAGTTGAAGAAATTTCGACTACACATCCAGCTGGACATGTGTTGATTGTGACTCATGGTGTTGTGAAAAAATGTTTAATTAATCATTTCACTGGTGCACAGCTAGATTCACTTTGGGATCCACCATTCATTCACGGAACAAGCCTTACTATGATGGAAATCGATAATGAAAGCCAGAAATTTACCATGATAGGCGATATGTCACATGCTGAAGAAGCGAGGAAACCTACTAAAGCGCAATAGCATTTTTTAAAGGGCTTTAATAGCAAACAAGCCAGTTTATCAATTTCGACTGGCTTGTTTGCTATTAATGCTGTCTTATAACATTAGTTCACTTGGATGTGAGATGAGTTTGAGTTATACCATTTACTTTAGAGGTCATAGTGATTCCTCCTCGGTTCTTGCGTAGCGACTTACCGCGCACAACTCTTTCGCATACTTGGTTCCAGCTAATATAATAATTTCAACGGATTGACCAGTTGATGGAGAGTGAATCATTTGGCCATTACCATAATAAATCCCAACGTGTCGAACTTTGTTTGATCCTTCATTAGCAAAGAATAATAAATCTCCAACTTCCCACTGACTAGTGTCATTTAAATCAATTTCTTCACCATGCTTCGCTTGGTCATCTGCATCTCGTGGAATGAAATAACCATGTCCTTTAAACATATTGTAACTAAATCCAGAACAATCATAGCCATATGAAGACATACCACCCCAAAAATAAGGAATATCTACAAATTTAGAGGCACATGACACTACTTCCACACCGATGCGTTCAATGAAGGATTCAATACCTGGTGCACGTTCGATATCTTCGCTTAAAATTAGTGCATCTCCGTGTGGCGTATGGACTACCGTATGATCATCTAGATCATCGATAACTGGAAGAATGGTATTAAAAGGAACAACTAATAAAGGTTCTCTATGCTTCGAAAAAAGTTGCACTTTTGGGAGACGTACTTTTGCATAGCCGAAGTCAGAAATACGTTCCATTTCTTTAAGCTGAGCAAGAGGAATCCATCCAGGATAGCCTCGTTCGTCTTTTTTAGAAAACTGCCATATACAATTCACTTTCGCCCAGTCCCCGACGATTTCGTCAATTAACACTGGTTCACCGTATAGCACTTGAGTTTGGACGCGGTTATCCTCGCATAAATCAAGCAAGTCCTCATAATTTAACGCTTCTAGCCATTTCGGCAAACGAACTGGATTCTCAAAACCCGGTGCATCTATTTGACGTACTGATTCAGGTGATGTCCAAACCGTTGCAACTGCAACTGAACACACCCATGTTGTCGATGAATGATATATCATATGAAAAATCTCCTTATCTATCTTTTGCGATGTAATCGTTTATTCATTAATTCTTTATTTAATCCCAGTCCAGGCTCTTTAGAAAACTTGATATTTCTACCATCATAGATGATACCACCATCCACTACATCTTCAGCAAGCATTAGCGGCGCATCAAAATCAAAGCGGGTCACATTTGGTTGACTTGCAGCAAAATGTGCGGCTGCCGAAATACCAAGCTTTGTTTCTATCATACTGCCTGTCATGCATTCTACTCCATAGCTTTCTGCTAACGCATTTATTTTCAACGCTTGATAAATGCCTCCAGCTTTCATTAGTTTAATATTGATTAAATCGGCTGCTCGCATCTGTAAAACACGCAGGGCATCTCTCGGAGTAAAAATACTTTCATCTGCCATGATTGGCGTATGTGTATGTTGTGTTACATATTGTAAGCCTGTAATATCATATGCTATTACAGGCTGTTCGATCAGTTCAATGTCAAGACCTGCATCTTCCATTTGGCCAATTGCTCGGACCGCTTCTTTGACTTCCCAACCTTGGTTCGCATCAAGTCGAAGTTTAGTATCATAGCCAATTTTTTGGCGAATCGCCCGAATACGCTCTACGTCTTTTGCGATATCATCGATGCCTACTTTTATTTTCAACATATTAAAACCTTTTGCTACATAACTTGCTGCATCCTCAGCCATTTCTTCCGCATCATTAACACTGACGGTGAAATCGGTCTCAAGCGTATCGCGATATCCTCCAAGCAATGTGACTAAAGGAAGCCCTGCAAGTTGACCCAGCAAATCATGAATGGCCATATCAATTGCCGCTTTTGCACTTGAATTGCCAACCATTGAACGATGCAATTTTTGGAATACCCGCTCTGAATGATGTAAATCCAGTCCAAGAAGTTGAGGACCCATTACATGATTAATCGCAAATTGAATACTCCCAAGTGAATCTCCTGTAATAACATGAGTTGGTGGTGCTTCACCCCATCCGACAAAGCCATCTTCAGTCGATATTTTCACAAAAATAGATTCAGCTATTATAACAGTACGTAGCGCTGTTTTAAATGGTTTTGTGAGTGGTACCGCAATGGAAAAAGTTTCTATCGAATGTATGATCATGTTTATTCCCCCAGTTTATTTGACGCCTGGTAAAATCGTCAATGTTTTACTATCTCCATCTAAACGCGCTTCCACTCCAAGGGGTACTGCAAAATGTGGTTCACAGTGACCTATTTTAAAGCCTGAGACAACTGGCTTTCCTAAGTCACCTAGGTAGTGTTTCAACACTTCAGTAAGAGTTAATGTTGATTTTTGGTTTTTGGGTTCTGCCTTAGCAAAATCTCCAACAACAAACCCCACTGCGTCATGTAGCTTTCCTGATAAACGCAATTGATTTAACATGCTATCCACTTTATATGGTTCTTCACTCACATCTTCTATAAACAGTAACTGCCCACGTGTATCAATTTCATATTTAGAGCCAAGCGCACTAACAAGTAACGATAAATTCCCTCCAACTAACTCCCCTTGTGCAACTCCTCTACTTATGGTCGTTAATGGTGAAATATCTTCTGTATAATGCAGTTCAATTGGTTCGAATAATTGTCCAAACATGCGAGCAGATAATTCATGGAACGTATCTTTTCCGACATCCGATGCGAGCATAGGTCCGTGGAATGTGACAACATTGGCGAATTGCCCAATCGTTGTATGTAAATAGGTAATATCACTATAGCCCCATAAAATCTTAGGCTGCTCAGACATTAATTGAAAGTCGATGCGGTCCGCATAGCGAGCTGCTCCGAAACCTCCTCCTGCGCAAATAATACCTTTGACGTTTGGATCCGTCAGCATATCGTGTAAGTCTTCTAAGCGTTCGTCATCCGTACCCGCTAAATAGCCATTAATTTTTTCTACATGTTTCCCCATTTTAACGTTCAATCCTAATTGTTCTAAAAATGCGAGCGAACGGTTTAAGTTCTCTATGTTAGGTGGACTTGATGGGGCAATAATCCCAATGGTATCCCCTTTTTGTAATCGTAATGGTCTAGTGCGCATGCGTGTTGCTCCTCTCTTCTGTCTTACATACAAGTTATATATCTTTAAGTATAACTTTATTAACGATAGAAGTGTGCGGTGTTAAATTTCCACATTAGCAAAACGTTGTTTGGCTCGCTAATTCCACTTCCACTAACATGGCACGGTACGCTTCCAAAATATCTTTTGCTTCAAATTTTACAATTGTCGTCCCAGGTTCTATTTCACATCCCGGCATAAGCGCTGCCCACTCGGCTTGGCCATAGTTCGTAAATTCAATTCGTAGTACTGGATTTTTTGGTGGTATGAGTGGTTTTACCAAATGTCGATTGTCTACCGCTTTTTGAATTTCTTCCGTTAATAATGCCTGTGACTTTTTGGGATGCATCGTTTTTACCGCTTGGCGTGTAATCGATTCTTTCACTGCAACTGTCGTAACATTTGGAATGAGTGCTTCCGCTTCACGGCATGCCCCATCGTCACCTGCCACCAATATGACTGGTACCCCAAAATGACCTGCCACATATGCATTGAACCCAAGTTCTCCAATTTCCACGTCATTTATGTAGATGTTGCGGACGCCAAAAGTCATAGAGTGACTCATGACTCCAGGTTGACCAGCTCGCGCATGATATCCAGCAAAAATTGCCCCATCGTATGTTTCATCCAACGCTTGTACCATCGAGTAAGGCTTAACTCCACCCGTTATAAGCATCGCTTCTGGATGTAATTCTTCTACAAGTAAGTTATTCATTTGCGAATGACTATCGTTCACCACGATCTCGGTGGAGCCTTTTTTCAGTAAACCTTCAATAATAGCATTTGCTTCATTTGTCATGATACGACGGGCGTGTTCATAGTTGTGTTTCTTCGAATCTACGAAAGTGTGATCAGGTAAACCTGTAATCCCTTCCATATCGACTGAGATGAAAAATTTCATATTCTTGATGTCCCCCTCATACAATGATACAGAATTTTATTTTTCAAGAAGTATCACTAATTATATTAAGAGTAATGAAACTATCTGAATATTTCAATACAATTAAGATTTTTCTGTTTTTACAGATAGTATCAGTTGACAGATTAGTCTAAACATACTACGATAAGAACAACTTTTTTGTTCGGGATTTAGGCAGAAGGTGTCGGAAGCGACATCGCCATTAAGAATACGAGCTGAGTTTAGCAGAGAAAAATCGATGACAAAGATTAGTAGCGCAAGTGAGTCTTGTAGAGAGTCAGCGGCTGGTGGAAGCTGATAGTCAACTTGTTGTGAATGGCCTTTGGAGAGTTTCCCAGAATGTAAGTATGGGAAAACGTGTGATCTACGTTACAGGTCCTAAAGTGAAAGCCAAATATTGGTTTTTAATTTGAGGTGGCACCGCGGTATTCCGTCCTCTGTACATGAATTTTTCTGTTCATGTACAGGGGACTTTTTTGTTTTTCGGAGTGCAAATGAGCTGAGTAGAGGAGAGAAATTTATGCAAACAAAC comes from the Paenisporosarcina antarctica genome and includes:
- a CDS encoding C40 family peptidase, whose translation is MIYHSSTTWVCSVAVATVWTSPESVRQIDAPGFENPVRLPKWLEALNYEDLLDLCEDNRVQTQVLYGEPVLIDEIVGDWAKVNCIWQFSKKDERGYPGWIPLAQLKEMERISDFGYAKVRLPKVQLFSKHREPLLVVPFNTILPVIDDLDDHTVVHTPHGDALILSEDIERAPGIESFIERIGVEVVSCASKFVDIPYFWGGMSSYGYDCSGFSYNMFKGHGYFIPRDADDQAKHGEEIDLNDTSQWEVGDLLFFANEGSNKVRHVGIYYGNGQMIHSPSTGQSVEIIILAGTKYAKELCAVSRYARTEEESL
- a CDS encoding GNAT family N-acetyltransferase encodes the protein MFAGSKIRLTAIRKEDLPKFRQWNSVESFGRFYNSSPIREESEKNANQLIDDHSDRSYRFAIRPLESEDFLGVCAIEEIVWSHRAAWISIALGPDFHGKGFGKDAMQLLVRYGFNELNLHRLSLTVFSYNQAAISLYESLGFKHEGTYREFIQRDGKRYDMHLYGLLASEYFPNRLR
- a CDS encoding S66 peptidase family protein, encoding MRTRPLRLQKGDTIGIIAPSSPPNIENLNRSLAFLEQLGLNVKMGKHVEKINGYLAGTDDERLEDLHDMLTDPNVKGIICAGGGFGAARYADRIDFQLMSEQPKILWGYSDITYLHTTIGQFANVVTFHGPMLASDVGKDTFHELSARMFGQLFEPIELHYTEDISPLTTISRGVAQGELVGGNLSLLVSALGSKYEIDTRGQLLFIEDVSEEPYKVDSMLNQLRLSGKLHDAVGFVVGDFAKAEPKNQKSTLTLTEVLKHYLGDLGKPVVSGFKIGHCEPHFAVPLGVEARLDGDSKTLTILPGVK
- a CDS encoding sulfite exporter TauE/SafE family protein; the protein is MDYLLLYFIGVTATTIGTLAGGGGLISLPTMLLLGLPIHSAIGANKVSNTVSSFFSFFTLYKRKQISLKDSLWIIPISLGGGLTGGFIASTLSASNLYLLAICLLAFAFVTSFIGKGSFTGVEPLKLTRVSGPGLFGIGIYDGLFGPGQGTLMLYLFSYLNIAYVKSVGLVRLATFSSCFGAAISYISSGSIIWPLTLALMAGSITGAQLGVRIAEKINPKYVKPILRTVTALLILQLVINNFL
- a CDS encoding histidine phosphatase family protein — protein: MLTLYITRHGQTEWNVQSRMQGWADSPLTATGVSAAIQLGKRLQDVPLHAVYSSTSGRAIDTAQLIIGERHIPLIQKEDLREINVGEWQGMLSSEIERDFADQVKTYYKHPNHFESTSGENFHSLKERVLRTVEEISTTHPAGHVLIVTHGVVKKCLINHFTGAQLDSLWDPPFIHGTSLTMMEIDNESQKFTMIGDMSHAEEARKPTKAQ
- a CDS encoding M55 family metallopeptidase, with the translated sequence MKFFISVDMEGITGLPDHTFVDSKKHNYEHARRIMTNEANAIIEGLLKKGSTEIVVNDSHSQMNNLLVEELHPEAMLITGGVKPYSMVQALDETYDGAIFAGYHARAGQPGVMSHSMTFGVRNIYINDVEIGELGFNAYVAGHFGVPVILVAGDDGACREAEALIPNVTTVAVKESITRQAVKTMHPKKSQALLTEEIQKAVDNRHLVKPLIPPKNPVLRIEFTNYGQAEWAALMPGCEIEPGTTIVKFEAKDILEAYRAMLVEVELASQTTFC
- a CDS encoding mandelate racemase/muconate lactonizing enzyme family protein; the encoded protein is MIIHSIETFSIAVPLTKPFKTALRTVIIAESIFVKISTEDGFVGWGEAPPTHVITGDSLGSIQFAINHVMGPQLLGLDLHHSERVFQKLHRSMVGNSSAKAAIDMAIHDLLGQLAGLPLVTLLGGYRDTLETDFTVSVNDAEEMAEDAASYVAKGFNMLKIKVGIDDIAKDVERIRAIRQKIGYDTKLRLDANQGWEVKEAVRAIGQMEDAGLDIELIEQPVIAYDITGLQYVTQHTHTPIMADESIFTPRDALRVLQMRAADLINIKLMKAGGIYQALKINALAESYGVECMTGSMIETKLGISAAAHFAASQPNVTRFDFDAPLMLAEDVVDGGIIYDGRNIKFSKEPGLGLNKELMNKRLHRKR